From Cupriavidus oxalaticus:
GCGGTAGCAAGTTCCTGGCCATTCATCAGGAAGCAGCCGTCGCCGGCCAGCGCCACTACGGTGCGCCGCGGGAAGGCAATCTTGGCGCCGACCGCGGCGGGCACGCCATAGCCCATCGCGCCGCTGGTCGGCGCCAGCTGGCCGCGGCCGCCGTTGCGGAACGGGCGATAACGGAAGTAGCGGTGCAGCCAGCCAGCGTAGTTGCCGGCTCCGTTGGTGACCACCGCATCGTCCGGCAGCATCTGGTCGAGCGTGCGGATGACCTCGGCCATGTCGACGCCCTGCCCCGCATACGCAGGCGGCTGCAGGTAGCGCTCGTAATCGGCATGGGCCGCTTCGGTCCAGGGCTGCCAGCGCGGCGCCGCGGCGGGCTCCAGCGCGGCCAGGCGCGCGGCGATGGCCGGCATCGAGGCGTGGATCATCAGGTCGGCCTGGTAGACGCTGCCCAGTTCCTCGGCACCGGCGTGCACGTGCACCAGCGTTTGCGCGGGCCGCGGCGCGGCGATCAGCGCGTAGCCGCCGGTGGTCATCTCGCCCAGGCGCGGGCCGATGGCCAGCACCAGGTCCGATTGCCGGATGCGCTCGGCCAGCGCCGGGTTGATGCCGATGCCGACATCGCCGGCATAGTTGGGATGGCGGTTGTCGAACAGGTCCTGCCCGCGGAAGGCACAGCCTACCGGCAGCGCGAAGCGTTCGGCAAAGGCCTGCAGGTCGGCGCAGGCCTGCGGCGTCCAGCCGCTGCCGCCGGCCAGCACGAAGGGCCGCTCGGCGGCTTCAAGCATTTGCTGGAGGCGCGCCATCCCGGGATCGCCCGGCCAGCTCAGCACGCGCTCGTAGCCGCGTAGCTGCGGCACCACGGCCGTCTGCGCCAGCATGTCCTCCGGCAGCGCCAGCACCACCGGGCCGGGCCGGCCCGAGGTGGCGGTCTGGTAGGCGCGCGCGATGTATTCGGGGATGCGCTCGACCCGGTCGATCTGCGCCACCCACTTGGCCATCTCGCCGTACATGCGGCGGTAGTCGATTTCCTGGAAGGCTTCGCGATCCATGAAATCGGTACCGACCTGTCCGATGAACAGGATCATCGGCGTCGAATCCTGGAACGCGGTATGCACGCCGATGCTGGCATTGGTGGCGCCAGGACCGCGCGTGCAGAAAGCCAGCCCGGGACGGCCAGTCAGCTTGCCGTAGGCCTCGGCCATGACCGCGGCGCCGCCTTCCTGCCGGCAGACGATAAAGCGCAGCTGGTCGCGGCGGCGATGGAAGCCGTCGAGCACCGCCAGGTAGCTTTCACCCGGCACGCCGAAGGCCAGCTCGGCGCCATGCGCCAGCAGCGCGTCGACCAGGATATGGCCGCCCAGCATCGGCACCTCGCCGGCTTCGTGCGAATGGGGAGTGTCAGGGTTCGAATGGCCCGGCGTGAAAGTCATGGAAACATCCTCGAGGCAGGCTGGAACAAGGCGAGACGCGCAGAGGGCAGGCAATGGCGGCCGGCGGCGCCGGCCCGGTTCAGGCTGCCGGCGCCGCGGCACCGCGGCGCGAGCGGTTGCCGTTGCCCACCGTCACCGCGGTAAAGATCGAGATCAGCTGGAAGCCGCCGATCATGAAGAACACCCAGGCCGGCAGCCGCGCATCCATCAGCGCGCCAAAGAACAGCGGCCCGCAGGCCAGCCCGATGTCGAGGCCGGAATAGACCACGCCATAGACACGGCCGGTGGCGCCGGCGGGCGCGGCGGCACGCACCAGCAGGTCGCGCGACGGACCGGCGATGCCGGCGCCAAACCCGATCACCCCCATCAGCACCGGCACCAGCAGCGCGGGGAACAGGTTCAACCCGACCAGGATGGCGAACAGGCCGGAGACGGTAAAGCTGAGGGCGATGAGCCGGTCATGGTTGCTGGTGCGGCTGGCGGCAAAGCCGCCGACCACCATGCCGCCGGCGCTGCACAGCATGTAAATGGTGTATGAAGCCGTGGCCAGCGTGAACGGCATGCCGTACAGGTAGGTCAGCGCGGTCGGCGCAAAGCTCTGGATGCCCGCGGCGGAGAACGTGGTCAGCAGAAAGAACGCCCAGCACACCCATACCTGCGGCAGCCGCAGGAAGCCCAGCAGGCTGCCGCCGGCGGCCCTGGCGGCGGGCCGGCCCACGGAGTCGCGCACCTCGCGCGGATCCAGCACATGGCGCAGCACCACCAGCACGGCCAGCACCGCGAAGGCCACGACCGAAGCCGCCGCCAGCGCCACGCGCCAGCTGGCCAGGTTGGCGATGGTGACCAGGAACAGCGGCGCCGCCGCCCAGCCCAGGTTGCCGGAAATGCCGTGGACCGAGAACGCATGGCCCAGCCGCAGCTGAGATACATGCTTGTTCAGCAGCGTGAAATCAGCCGGGTGGAACACGCCGTTGCCCAGCCCCGCCACCGCCGCGCCGGCCAGCAGTGCGGCATAGCCGTTGCTGGCCGATAGCAGCAGCGCCGCACTGCCCAGGAAGGCCAGCCCGGCAAACAGCACCGGACGCGCGCCGAAGCGGTCCACCACGAAACCCGAGGCGGTCTGCACTACCGCCGACACGGCGAAGAACACCGTCATCAGCAGGCCGAGCTCCGCATAGCTCAGGCCGAACTCGGCCTTGATCCACGGGAACAGCGGCGCCAGCAGCAAATGATAGAAATGCGAGACCCCATGCGCCAGCCCGACCAGCCCG
This genomic window contains:
- a CDS encoding thiamine pyrophosphate-binding protein, which produces MTFTPGHSNPDTPHSHEAGEVPMLGGHILVDALLAHGAELAFGVPGESYLAVLDGFHRRRDQLRFIVCRQEGGAAVMAEAYGKLTGRPGLAFCTRGPGATNASIGVHTAFQDSTPMILFIGQVGTDFMDREAFQEIDYRRMYGEMAKWVAQIDRVERIPEYIARAYQTATSGRPGPVVLALPEDMLAQTAVVPQLRGYERVLSWPGDPGMARLQQMLEAAERPFVLAGGSGWTPQACADLQAFAERFALPVGCAFRGQDLFDNRHPNYAGDVGIGINPALAERIRQSDLVLAIGPRLGEMTTGGYALIAAPRPAQTLVHVHAGAEELGSVYQADLMIHASMPAIAARLAALEPAAAPRWQPWTEAAHADYERYLQPPAYAGQGVDMAEVIRTLDQMLPDDAVVTNGAGNYAGWLHRYFRYRPFRNGGRGQLAPTSGAMGYGVPAAVGAKIAFPRRTVVALAGDGCFLMNGQELATAMQYQAPVVFIVVNNGMYGTIRMHQEREYPTHVSGTELHNPDFAALARAYGARGETVTSTEAFAPALRAALDAPVSTLIEIRVDPDVITPRTTLSAIRAQALAGGQH
- a CDS encoding MFS transporter, whose translation is MSTAAIDPARNPLRHDAQVIGLVGLAHGVSHFYHLLLAPLFPWIKAEFGLSYAELGLLMTVFFAVSAVVQTASGFVVDRFGARPVLFAGLAFLGSAALLLSASNGYAALLAGAAVAGLGNGVFHPADFTLLNKHVSQLRLGHAFSVHGISGNLGWAAAPLFLVTIANLASWRVALAAASVVAFAVLAVLVVLRHVLDPREVRDSVGRPAARAAGGSLLGFLRLPQVWVCWAFFLLTTFSAAGIQSFAPTALTYLYGMPFTLATASYTIYMLCSAGGMVVGGFAASRTSNHDRLIALSFTVSGLFAILVGLNLFPALLVPVLMGVIGFGAGIAGPSRDLLVRAAAPAGATGRVYGVVYSGLDIGLACGPLFFGALMDARLPAWVFFMIGGFQLISIFTAVTVGNGNRSRRGAAAPAA